The stretch of DNA CGTATATTAAAGTGTCGCACAACTATCACCTTATATCATATAGCCGTTGATCGATAAGGCAGCTTTTAGGGCACAAAGATGGCGCATCGCACAGTTGTTTCGCTTGAGAGTGACAtaactgtttccatgatgacaTTGGAGCGCCATATGCTGGTGTCTCTAAACTATCTCTCTATAGAAACTTAGTGATACTATAGAGTAGTTATTATAGAGTTGTGCTCTTTTTTCTTTACTAATAAAATTGCGCTCCATAATTTGACATCTGACGGATAAGAGATATCTTACTCAGTATAAGGTCTTTTTCTTCTAGGTTTGGTGcaatatttaaatttgtttttaagcGAACTTGGTCTAAATGATAAAATGATCACAAATTGCAAAAACAAAGATAGAATTTGAAGCCTTATAAAGCGTAAATTTGACGCGTCTTACAAGCATAATTAGTTTAGAGACATGTTCCGTTTTACTTTTGTATCAATATAAATAAGGTCCTTAACGTACAACTTTAATCTGTTCTTGAAAAACTGTGTAACCTGGATTTCAGCGTGATTCAAAACATcctgaataaattattttatatgcaaAGCACTGTACTTTAATGTATTGGTCAAGCAGCTGGCCAATGTTCATTggtgttttactgtttttagaTCGTTTGATGTTATCTATTTTCCCTTCCATAGTGATGGCCTTTCTCTTATTGATGCACTACCATCACAAGAACCTGTCTTATGCTTTGAAACCTTAACAGAAGGCAAAATGCCGGAAATAAGATCAAACACAAGAAACAGACAAAAAGGCAACTAACACAAAAAAGAGAACCTGGGTAGCAAAACGgtgattaatattataaatcAAATCATTAATATCATATACGTgtcatatattaattattatatcattaataccattaatattttacatttttatgggTGTTGTTCATCACCTCGAAACAGCGTGAATTGAAACCATTGCAACTCGTGGACTCCCTGTATCACTGTCACTTTAGCAAGATTTGTTATCTTCTGCTCAGATTAATTATTTCAATGCATTCTTACTTAGGTATACTGGGCTGTAGTCCTAACAGCCTTATCATAAGGAGCTGAAACCTGAACATTGTACCAGATTCAAATGAAGAGACTGCATGCAGTCATGATGAGACATCTTGGCAGCATAGTGAATATCACCAGAAAAGATTAGACCAAAGACACTGAAATTCTAAAACGGGCTGGCCTCTTATCCATGGTGGACATCCAGATAACAAAAGAAAGATCTAAGATGGCTGCAACACGTGCACAAAATGGGTCATGTGTGATTACCAAGACCATCGTTGTATTCGCAACTCTACAGAGAAAAAAAGAATCAGGGTAAAAAATACCGACTGCGAGAAAGGGGGAAAGAGAGATGGGGAAAGAAAGGGTGAAAAAGAGGGGAAAAGAGAGCGTGAAAAAGAGGGGAAAAGAGAATGTGAAAAAGAGGAGGAAAGAGAAGGTGAAAAATAGGGGGGGAAAGAGGGTGAAAaagagggggaaagagagggTGAAAaagagggggaaagagagggTGAAAAAGAGGAGGAAAGAGATGGTGAAAaagagggggaaagagagggTGAAAaagagggggaaagagagggTGAAAAAGAGGAGGAAAGAGAAGGTGAAAaagagggggaaagagagggTGAAAAAGAAGGGGAAAGAGATGGTGAAAaagagggggaaagagagggTGAAAAAGAGGGGGAAAGAGAAGGTGAAAAAGAGGAGGAAAGAGAGGGTGAAAAAGAAGGGGAAAGAGAGGGTGAAAAAGAGGGGGAAAAAGAGGGTGAAAAAGAGGGGGATAGAGAGggtgaaaaagagagagagagggtgaaaaagagcgagagagagagagagggggagagagagagagggagggtgagagagggagaaagagagggagagagagagggagagggcgAGAGagggcgagagagagagagagggagagaaagggagagaaggagggaggagagggagggagagagagcgagagaggaagtgagagagggagaaggagagagggagaaagagaaggagagagagagaaggagagagaaggagagagagaaggagagagagagagagagagagaaggagagagagagaagaagagagagagagagggagagagagggagagagaggaagagagagggagagagagaaggaaagagagaaggagagagagaaggagagagagagaaagggagagggaaagagaaggaaagagagagggagggagagagagggagagagagagggagagagagggagagagagagggagagagagaaagagagagagagaaggacaGAGAGAGAAGGacagagagagagggagagagaaaaagaaagagagagaaaaagaaagagagagaaaaagaaagagagagaaaaagaaagagagagaaaaagaaagagagagaaaaagaaagaaagggAGGCTAGTGGCAACTAGCAATTTGGCGTGCCATCATTACAGCTTGGTGCTGCAtaacaaatttttgttgttttgctcacATGAAACATAAATTACAAGTAATCTAAGGACTCAGAATAATATGACCTGCAAACATACATGTGCAATAAGCATCTTACAAACACAAAAAGTGGTCAATATGAATGtagatgaaattttaaaaatatcatctattgataattttaataatttccCAAGGTACACCTGAAGGTCTCGTATGGCTCTCATTTAAAATCACTGAACTAGGCCTTTGGTTCAGCTCAGTTCTCGACTGTTACATATTTGAGATACTATAACCAGACAACCAATACTTTACAATGATTACCTTCAATTCCAATACAATTACCCTCTCTACATAACCCTTTCGTTAGTTACATCTGACAATCTCACCTACAGATGGGGAGTTTCTTTCtcatgaaatataattatagattatatttattttgcctgcaaatagtaaatttttgcccgtaaataatattatatatatatatatttctttattgaatTACACAAAGAGCCTCTTTTTGCAGACAGAGGAAAGACCTTAacagtatttaaaaatatagatataaatgtaataaaggGATAAATGATAATGACAGATTGTCTTCTTAAAATATTCTTGAATTTGCGCGTCAGTGTAGATTGCGGTGCCCGGTCCCAAGACCCACCGAGACAAGCCTGCAGCGCAGCAAGGTCCAATACGGGAGGGCACGAGACCAACAAACGACGAGGGTCGAACCATTGCACTGACCAttgcaataatattatattttatattaatgttATTTCAATAAAGATTAACTAACTAACTTACAACGATAAGCACTACTTTGTCTTTATATTTCTGACTTGACTTTTTGCTTTGACTGAGACCAAAgagaaatacataaattatcATTCTTATTATTGATTTTGAGCTGTAGAGGATTGCACGAATTTCCGAATCGGTTAACGACAGCGATTAGGTGGGCGCGATTATGACATCCGGAAAAAGACGAAAAAGGCGAGAACGAGAGTGATGTTATCGATAATTGAGCGCTCTATCCAGGCCCATTTGGAGGAATACCGTGTCTAAGGTGAGCTTCATAACGGTATATTCCACATGGTGTCAGGATCGACCCTGCGTACAAAGTTAGGGAACATATCTTTGTGCAGTTttaaaacatgatttttaaaaatgtggCCTTTCTATAATGTTGAAAAATATTCGTTGAAATCTGCCATTGAAGGCCTGTTTGATATGATCCGTTGTAGTCTTGACGTTAGTAGGATCAGATAGTTTACGGGTTTGAAAATTTGCCGGATTTGTTCCTAATTAGGAAAATCAGCAGGTGTGATATTAATAGCAGCTGACGCTGAATCAAAGCTTGCAAAATTTGTGAACGCGCTCAAGTTTTTGTGTGGTTACCAGACCtaccaacccaagagtggggcaatgcgtgagatttggttttggggcaattgatgtatcaatgatagtatatataaaattggacAAAAATGTCGCGCATTTCTCACCCATTTTCATTtcttctttggggtgattgcgtgagtctcacgcccaatgcgtgagagttggcaggtatggtggTTATCTAGCCTTAGTATAGAAAATTTTTAAACGACCAGTTTAATGTGTACAGCTGAGTGATGTTATATAAGCGATTCGttctttaaaaacaaacagttcaCGTTTGATCTTGAATATGAAAACAAAGAAACTACAATGGCTGACTGCAttaaaatgtttcatgcttTCTTTAAACCTGTAAAGAACTTGATTTTTGATAGGTCGGTCCGTACTGCATATACATAATTCTTCAAAGGGATTGTCTGCTTGTTTGGAGAATATAGCATTGAATTAGACCCAAAGGTAACACCAATGTCAGAATAGCATTGTCATTGTGTGATGATCTGTTAGAAAAAACTAGTCTCTTAGTGATGCTCGGATCATACTTTGGCTAGATGGAAAATTGATGGTAAACTGAGACTGTGAATTGACCCAACAAATCTAAATAAGTCCATCTGTCGTAACCACTTTTGTATGCCCTCATTGGAAGCTGTTTTACCCAAGTTGGATGACGCCAAGATATTTTACCTTCGTGATCCCAAAAATGACTTCCTCTAGGTCAAGCTAGGCAACGGATCAAATGACAAGACTTCGTTCTGGTTTTCTTTTAAGAAATACAATAAAGACTCCGAATGTCGTGTGGTCTGTCATTATGCCCCGACAAATTTCAGCGCAGACTTAACATTGCTTTGCCTGGTTTGGAGTGATGATCGTGGCTGATGACATTCTAATATATGACAAGTGGAAAACAACAGAAGAAGCTACAATGGTTACGATCGAAAATCAAAATTTCTCTAAACCTTTGGAGAGAGCCGAGAAAGTCAACTTGAAGTTGAACAAAGATAACTGCCAGTTTTTTAAAGGGGCTCACGTACTTTAAAACCTTAGTTTGAAacgatatgtttgctacagtcaaaactggcttttgatgtgcaatagaacaggagttatgagcgtcgatccattgtaaactaagttcagattaccgcaatcatgctatcaaataatacggTATACTATAAATcttcaaatttataagttttataagaATAATATCAGTCTATTAGATGCTACCAATATATATTCGAGAACAAATAACATATGCATACAGTAATTATAATACAGGCAGaagcaaaaaataataattttgaaacaaaaatatttgcgtcGTTTGTTCCACAGGTTGCGTGTCGATTGTTGCTTTCATATGGAGCCATTTCATCATTTTctagctgttcaataccttccacagtgtctgctGACTTGAATTCTTCTTTTCCGCTGCTGAACTAGctgatattagcatccaaacaagtTTTTTAGCAGAACAATGCTTTTATGCGTTGCTATCTGGAAAACTTTTAActataactatagttaataggtctaggACAAGTGGAACAAGCTGGCATACCACTTTCGTATACCACTACCCTATTATctataactatagttaataggtctatacTTTTTGTGAAAGTATTAATAAACTTTTAGCCGGATGTGTGCCTATCACAAGTCATTCAAAGCATCGTAGttgctaaaatgttttttacatgCGTTTAAGTATCAACACCACATTAAAACaaggaactattattagcctgatacagttactattTATTTCTATGGCATCGCAATCAAAGACTGACGAAAAAACCTGGAAACTTGGAGTTTGAAAGCGGACTTGGACACGAACAGAAGCAGCgaacaaattaattgttattgatgtaatcgagtcattattagcacatttttgtagacacttttctactgatcacttgctgttatgggttcataaatattaaaaatgccAAATAGTTGCAGTCAAATAGAAGTtacgttcaaatagaagtgtccttcaattaaagggtgccgctctatttttcaacccttctatcatagtggcactcaaatagaggtggtgttcaaataaaggtgttgttcaaatacaggttttacggtatatcgaACACATCATTTTTTAGGATAAAGTAAAGAAAAACCCAAACAACACCCAGACAATTCGAGCGGCGTCAACTCCGAAAGACAGTGGTGATGTAGTTCACCGACTCCTCAGTCACATCAACTATTTATCGAAACTCAGACCGAGCTGTACTTTAAAAACTGAGCATCGACAAAAGCTACTGgacattttaaaaatgttcatGAATGGAAAACAATCAGGAATGTTTGAGGGGTCTTTCTAACCCCTCAAACAACTCACACTTTCAGGCACTTATCTCCAATACCTCAGCTTCAACAGACTCTTGACTAACCAGTGTGATGCCAGTTCTGAAGGTCTATCACAGGGGTCAGGAACCTTGTTGACGGAAAGAGCCAAAAAAACCCGCACGTTTTGAAATTTAATTCTAGGAGAGCCATATATATTTTGAATCTCGAAAACATAAAATGGAAAAGGAAGATTAAAATGTCTAGTATGTTTGATCAATTTTAGCATATAAGTAAACtggatttatttttaatagcaatgttcaaataacatttttttcttttagtcctcttttggtttgaagcatttAACTTTTGATCTAAAAATGACTCGTGCGGTCTCTGTGCGGCCTGAACAGAGCGGAGTACAGAAAGCACTAAAAGCTCTTTGCTGCACGCTTCCATCAAGAAGttgcaaatgaaaatatatttctattaaatggacattattttttattttgtttattgttactgtAATTTCAGTATAATTTGCGTTATTATGTTAATTTAATTGACAGCAAAATTATGGATTATTTTTTCCACTAATTTATCAAAGAGCTAGATGCAATCATCAAAAGAGCCACATATGGCTCGAGAGCCATAGGTTCCCTACCCCTGGTCTAGGAGCTGTCCCGATTCACTATGGCAGGCCAATAGCATTTGCATCACTGAAAGTGAAAAACTATGTACCTATCGAACTAGAGCTGCTTGTGATTGTCTTGGCAATGCAAAGATCTGATCAGTATGTATTTGGCAACTTGGATGTGAACCCACACATTGATCACAAGTCATTGATATTCATTTGGAATTGATCAATACTGAAAGGGCACAACCAACTGCAGTCGACGCTTTTTGTCCTACAGAGATATCCAGCAAGTTTCCTATACTGACCAGGGAGTCAgcaaatcactgcagaaatgcTGTCAAGAAATCCAATGCACTCATCTAGGGTAAATGACATCCCATCAGAATAGATTTTTCAATTTGAGTCATTCTTGCCCAACCCTTTCCAAAACTCACCAGTAAACACCGAAACCTAAATCAACATACAGCAAGCAACATTTGGGAAATTGATAACCTAGGAGCAGTCAATCAGCTGATGATAGGTGGCTGGCCTAATAAACCCAGACAGCTCAAAGAAGAGCTGGGAGCATACTTTCATCGTTGACTTGGATGGAATCACCTACAAGCGTTCTCAACTAGTGATACAGAGGTCATATCGAGCAACAATCCTTCAGAAACTGCATACAAATCACCAAGATACAGCAGTTACTCTTAGAAGGGGCAGATGTTGCAGCTATTAGTCTGAGATCAAACTTTGTGTAGACCAATGTGTAATTGTGCTGTAGATTCTCCTTTGCAAGTCAAGGAAATCTTACAAGATCATGACATACCTGTAGTCTCTTGGATGAAAGTATGAGTAGACCTATCCACACACAATGTGGTAATTGTGGAGTACTTCAGTGAATATATCAATATGAAATGCTCAGAGAAAGGACAACACTAGCTGTTATAAAAGCATATGAAGAAGTATTTTCTCTCTCTGGTGTCTCGAATGTTGCTCAATCCTG from Watersipora subatra chromosome 2, tzWatSuba1.1, whole genome shotgun sequence encodes:
- the LOC137387972 gene encoding octapeptide-repeat protein T2-like; translation: MGKERVKKRGKESVKKRGKENVKKRRKEKVKNRGGKRVKKRGKERVKKRGKERVKKRRKEMVKKRGKERVKKRGKERVKKRRKEKVKKRGKERVKKKGKEMVKKRGKERVKKRGKEKVKKRRKERVKKKGKERVKKRGKKRVKKRGIERVKKRERG